A stretch of the Conger conger chromosome 3, fConCon1.1, whole genome shotgun sequence genome encodes the following:
- the LOC133125106 gene encoding LOW QUALITY PROTEIN: uncharacterized protein K02A2.6-like (The sequence of the model RefSeq protein was modified relative to this genomic sequence to represent the inferred CDS: substituted 1 base at 1 genomic stop codon), whose product MKTYTGESVPTKGVINVTVQTKVPYAIKPKVEAELKSLVKSGVLEPISRSEWATLIVPVIKKDNSVRICGVFKVSINPVLEAEHYPLPRIEGLFTGLAGGQKFCKIDLNQAYLQMQVEEKSRKLLTIITHKGLYRYCRLPFGITLAPALFQPAGRIQRWALLLSAHDYDIKYRKSELHANADGLSRLPLPVDRAEPSQAGIFYFRQVEEAPITAEQVKRHTWNDPVLAMDAVINRGGMDLPELKPYLTRRNELSVQAGCLLWGRRVIIPLVLQKRLLQQLHEGHCGIVCIKELARSYFWWPGLNGQIEETARTSCQQVRCMPEAPWQRIHVDFAGPFEERMFLVVVDAHSKWPEVSIMRSTTAEKTIEKMFSRFGFPEQLVSDNGHQFVSQEFKRFLEENGVQHIRSAPYHPATNGLAERFLVSXSQNLKKTTNSVV is encoded by the exons atgaaaacctacaccGGCGAGTCAGTGCCGACCAAAGGCGTCATCAACGTCACAGTCCAG ACCAAAGTCCCCTACGCCATAAAGCCAAAAGTCgaagcagagctgaaatccttGGTCAAGAGTGGGGTGCTGGAGCCGATCAGCCGTAGTGAATGGGCCACTCTGATCGTGccagtaataaaaaaagataactCGGTGAGAATCTGCGGAGTTTTCAAAGTCTCCATAAACCCAGTGCTAGAGGCTGAGCACTATCCACTTCCTCGCATCGAGGGTCTGTTCACCGGCTTGGCTGGAGGACAAAAATTCTGCAAAATTGACCTCAACCAAGCCTACCTCCAGATGCAGGTCGAAGAGAAGTCGAGAAAGCTGCTCACGATAATCACTCACAAGGGCCTCTACCGATACTGCAGACTACCCTTTGGAATAACATTGGCTCCAGCTCTCTTCCAGC CAGCTGGACGGATACAAAGATGGGCCTTGTTATTGTCTGCCCATGACTATGACATCAAATACCGCAAGTCTGAGCTGCATGCAAACGCAGATGGCCTCTCTAGACTACCCCTGCCTGTGGACCGTGCTGAGCCATCGCAGGCTGGCATTTTCTACTTCAGGCAAGTGGAGGAAGCTCCCATCACTGCTGAACAAGTGAAGAGACACACCTGGAATGACCCTGTGCTAGCGATGGATGCAGTGATCAACAGAGGAGGTATGGATCTCCCCGAGCTAAAGCCCTACCTCACAAGAAGGAATGAGCTCTCTGTGCAGGCAGGATGTCTCCTATGGGGACGCAGAGTGATTATCCCACTTGTGCTGCAGAAAAGGCTACTACAACAGCTACATGAGGGACACTGTGGGATTGTCTGCATTAAAGAGCTTGCCAGAAGCTACTTTTGGTGGCCTGGACTCAATGGGCAGATTGAAGAGACGGCAAGAACATCATGTCAACAAGTTCGCTGCATGCCAGAGGCACCATGGCAGCGCATTCATGTGGATTTTGCTGGCCCGTTTGAGGAGAGGATGTTCCTGGTGGTGGTGGATGCCCACAGCAAGTGGCCGGAAGTGTCCATAATGAGATCGACCACAGCAGAGAAGACCATAGAGAAAATGTTCAGTCGATTTGGGTTTCCAGAACAACTGGTGAGCGATAACGGCCACCAGTTCGTCTCACAAGAGTTTAAGAGATTCCTTGAGGAAAATGGAGTACAACACATCCGCTCTGCTCCCTATCACCCAGCTACCAATGGATTAGCTGAGAGATTT ttggttagctaaagtcaAAACCTCAAAAAGACAacaaatagtgttgtgtag